The Imtechella halotolerans DNA window AACGATTGAATAACCTGAGCTAATTGACTAGTTAGTGCCTTACGACTATATTGTTGAAGTCCAATTGCAGAAACTGCTAAATTACCTTCTTTATAGCATAAAAACATATATTTAAGGTATTCCTTTAAAGCAATGGCATCAGAGTACTTAAAACATCTTCCTGTATTTGTACTTGAAATTATAGTGGAAACATCCCATCCTTCAGGCCCTATTGCTAGTATGGGACGTCCTGAAACCATATATTCAAATACTTTTCCTGGAATAATACCTTTTGTTATATCTGAATCAATCTCAACAAGCAACAAAACCTGTGCTGCCCTTTGATAATGAATAGCTTGCTCATGTGTTACATAGCCTTCATAACTAATGTACCTTTCAAGACCATAGGAGCTTATTTTTTCGTACACTTCCTGGCTAACCTTTCCAATCAACTGCAATTCAAAATTATCTGAAAAATCAGGATCTTCCATGATCATCTCTGAAAACACCTTCCATAATACTTCTGGATTCCTTCCTGATAACAATGAACCTATGTGGGCTATTGTAAACTTTTTAGATAAAGGTACCTTTCCTGCAGTGCTCGTATCATAACCATTGGTTATTACATAAACAGGTTTTATAGTTTTTTGTTGTAACTCCTTTTGTGTGGTATAACTTGTTACTAAAACAGCATCCGCCTTTTGAAGGACACTTTGTTCCAAATATTCATGTTTTTTTGCCGCTGCTTTTCCTAGACGTAGTGACTGATGATACCCAATAGTAGTCCATGGATCCCTAAAATCAGCTATCCATGATATAGGTAACAGCTCTTTAAGTTGAAGTCCTATAAGATGCATACTGTGGGGAGGCCCAGTAGTAATTAAAGTATCTATAGTATGAGCTGTCATATAATTCTTTAAAAAATGAACCGAAGGAGATACCCAAGCTATTCGTGCATCAGGAATAAATAGATTTCCCCTAACCCATAATAAACATTTTTCTAGAAATGTAGCCTTATGGCGAGGTACCATTCCAGCACTCATACTTTTAGTTTTCTTCTTAAAAAACAATGAAGCTAGTTTATAAGGCTCCTTAATGGGCTTTTTAAGTACTGTAATATCGCCCGGTAAGTCCTGTCCAATATTAGTATCCACCAATGGGTAAGTTGGATTTTCAGGAACGTACACTATAGGTTCAATTCCAAAATTCCTAAGGTACTTTACAAATTTCACCCAACGCTGCACTCCGGGACCTCCCGCTGGAGGCCAGTAATATGCTATGATAAGTACCTTTTTCACCTACGACTATATTTTCTTCTTTCGCCAACATAAATATCCACCACCAATGGAAGCCAAGGCCAGTAGAATATTCCCTAATAAGGCAATTCGACTACCTGTTTTAACCACTTTTGGCTCGAATGAAAATTCAACTTCGTGAGAACCTGCAGGTATTTCTAAAGCACGTAATGCATAATTTACTCTGAAATGAGGAACTATTTGACCATCGATGGTTGCCTTCCAACCATATGGGTAATACATTTCAGAAAATACCGCAACGCCCTCATTTGAATTATTGGTACGGTAGGTCAACTTATTTGGTTGATGATCCACCAATTTTATAGAAGCCAAGGAATCAACCGTATAAGTAGTTTTAAGTTTTATTGAACTAAAATCATTGGCATTAAACACAGCATTAGAAGCCGTATTAAAGGATGCTAAGGATTTTATTTCGTCATCAGGATTTGACACTTGCTTAATGCTATCTACAAACCAAGCATTTCCATTCACATAAGGATTGATGGCCGCATAAGGTTGGCCCTTTTCATTCTCCTGTATAATATACTTAACATTCAACATATTAAGCACACCTACATTATTATTAGCAATATGATATTCGAATAATTCCTGAAGTCTACGAGGTTTAGCTGCATGATATCCTCCAATTGAATTATGAAAATAGGAAGTTCGCGCTCCATTTAGCCCTATAGAGGGTTCAAATACTCTAAAACGACTTGTATCTTTTGCAATTTGCAAATCAGCCTCTGTTGGACTAAATGGTTTAAGCATCTGACGAGCTGGAACAAAATCATCAGCGGTCACATACCTCCTATCAACGCCCCATAAATCCAATAACATAACCAGACCTAAAATCAATATCATCCCGTTTTGTTTTAATTTTTCTTTTACAAACAACCATAAAATCAAGGCTGTTATTAAAACAAACAAAACACTTCGTATACTATCACTCTGAAAAATAGCTTCTCTATCAGCAACTATAGCATTCACTAGTTCATTCCCGTAATATTGTCGGTAAATTGCATCACTGGCACTCATAAAATCAAAGGTACCTTGCATAAAATACAGTAATACACCCAAGCCTCCCAAAATGAGAACAGCAAGTTTTATAGCTCTTAATTTAGCTTCTTCACTTGTTTCCTTCAAGGCTAATTCCCTTAAACCTAAAACCGCCATAACAGGAATACACAACTCCAATATAACCTGAATAGAAGAAACTGCTCTAAACTTATTGTACATCGGGAAGTAATCAATCATAAAATCAGTGAGTACCCCGAAATTTTTTCCCCAAGATAGGAGCAATGAAAATACAACACCTCCTAGCAACCACCATTTATGTTTACTCCTCACAAGAAATACGGCCACCAAAAAAAGTAACCATACAACCGCTCCTATATAAGCAGGTGCCGCAACAATCGTTTGATCTCCCCAATAAGTGGGTAATGAAGAAGTAAATTCCAACGCCTGCGAAGGCGACACTCCTTGACTTACCAAAAAATCGAATGTATGTGAATCTTCTCCTAAATTCTCCCCATTAGATCCTCCAAGTAATCTAGGAATAAATAAATTAAAAGACTCTAAAATACCATAACTATACTCCGTGATATACTCCCTATCTAATCCTGTAGACACAGGCCTGGGAGAACCATCAGGATTTAACGTAAGTTCGCTCTTTCCGCGCGTACTCCAGCCGACATATTCTTGAGTTGCTATTAAATTTGCCGTATTAGTCAGCACGCCAAGGACTACGGCTACAACTAATATCCCAATGCTTTTCCCAAAATGTTTCCATGTTCGTTTTTTGGCTGTATCAATAAGATAAACCACCCCCAAAACTAACACCAACAGTAACAAATAATAGGTCATTTGGAAGTGATTTGCATTAATTTCCAATGCCATTGAAAAAGCGGTTAGCAAAAACCCACTGATGTACTTGCCTTGAAAAGTGCGAAGGATTCCAGCTAACACTAACGGGAAGTACCCAATAGCATGTGCTTTCGCATTATGTCCAACACCTAAAATAATTATCAAATAGGTAGAAAACCCAAATGCCAATGCCCCTAGCGCCGCCATCCTATACTCCACCTTCAGTACTAATAGTAAAATGTAAAACCCTATTAAATAAAGGAAAAGGTAGTCTGCAGGCCGTGGAAGAAATCGAATAATCTTATCAAGTTTCTTAATAAAATTATATGGATAATCAGCGCCCAATTGATAGGTAGGCATTCCCCCAAAAGCACTATCAGTCCAATAAGGCTCTTCTCCCGTAGCAGCTCGATATTCATTCTGCTCCTTTGCCATTCCAGTGTATTGTACAATATCGCTCTGATAAATCATCTTACCTTGTAATACCGGAGCAAAGTATAGCAAAGATGCTGCTATGAAAAAGAGGGTCACCAGCAAGTGTGGTAACCACTTTTGAAGTTGTTGATTCATAAAAGTACGCACTTATTTAGTTAGTCAATTTCCTCAAAATCTATGTATTCTCCAACTTTTTCTTTCTTTTTTGTTGAAGTCACATTTTGAGGGGGAGCCTGCGTGGTGGATTCTTGTTGACGACGCATTGATTCCATTTGACTATTAATATGATTTTCAGCCTTGCGTGCTAAGTGTCTAAGAAGGTAAGGAAGTAACATACGAGTAATAACTCGCATAGCTAAAAGTACCGCAATAATTATTAAAAGGGTTCTTACAAATCCTGTAAGCGAAGCATATTCCATCGAAAAAATATTTGTTCAAAAATACAATTCTAATCCTTTAATTTTCGTTGTAGACTCATAAAAAAGTTTTAAAACAACTATATTTGACTAAAACCATCTGCCATGAATCTGACACAAAAAACCTACTTTTTTCTATTTCTTCTAACTAGTACATGGGCTTCGGCTCAATACACCGAAGTAATCAACTCCAATAGGCCAGGTGCCTCCTCAAGTGCTTATGCAGTTGGAAAAAACGTACTACAATTAGAAACCGGTTTTTTCACAGAGAAACAAGAACATACCGGTCTATTAACTGAATCTACCTTATATGGCGGAGACTTTGCATTGCGATGGGGAATTCTTTTTGAGCAACTAGAGCTCGTATGGGAAGGGACTTACCTTTCAGAAGAAATCACCTATAAACATACGTTCCCTGAAATAAATGCCTCAAGAAGTAATTTTACAAAAAACACTCTGGGATTAAAATACTTATTATTTGATCCCAAAGGAAGTGCAGAAAGTAGAAAACCCAACCTCTATAGCTGGAAAGCAAATAATAGATTTCAATGGAATAACTTAATCCCTGCCGTTTCTTTATATGCAGGAGCACATTTTACCCTTGAAAATAATCCGTTTTACCCCAACGATCCAGTAGTTAGCCCCAAAGCAGGAATAGCAACCCAAAGTCATTTAACCCCTAACTGGGTACTGGTAACCAACATTTCTTATGATAAAATTACTTCAGACGATCCCATCCTCAGCTACATTATTACCACAACTTTTGCATTACCAAATCCTAAATGGAGTATCTTTGGCGAACATCAGGGTATCAAAAGTGATGCATATGCTGATATAATTTTTAGAGGGGGAGCTGCCCATTTATTCAGTAAAAATTTTCAGGTGGATGCAAGTATAGGTGCCAGTGTAAAAGATACCCCTTCCCGCCTATTTGGAGGTGTTGGATTATCCTATCGACTGGATTTTCATAAAGATGAACTAAAACAATTCAATGATGGCACCAACAGCAATGCCCCTAATAAACGAAAACAAAAAAAGAAATAGAAATAACATAGACCTTAACAACTAACCGATTCTATGATTGTTATCAAAAAATGCACTACCGATAAGGAAATCAAAGCATTTGTAAAATTCCCTTTTTTACTTTACAAAAATTCTCCTTACTGGGTACCTCCTATTATCAATGATGAAGTAGCTTCATTTAACCCTTTAAAGAATCCAGTTTTTGAACACGCAGAGGCCACCTTCTATATGGCCTACCGCAATGAAAGACCTGTTGGCCGTATCTGTGTAATTATCAACTGGCAAGAAGTTCGTGAACAAAATATCAAAAAAGTTCGCTTTGGATGGATGGATATGGTAGACGATATCGAGGTTACCAAGGCATTACTTTCGAAGGTTTCAGAACATGGAAAGGCCAACGGATTAGAATACATGGAAGGACCCATTGGCTTTTCTAACATGGATAAGGTTGGAGTACAAACAGAAGGCTTTGACCAGTTAGGTACAATGATCACCTGGTATAATCATTCATACTATAAAGATCATTTTATACAACTTGGTTTTGAAAAGGAAAAAGGATATATCGAAAGTTATTTTTCATTTCACAATGTAAAGCCTGATTTTTTCATAAAGGCAAGTGCCATGATTAGTAAGCGCTATGAATTGAGAGCCCTTAATTTCAAAACCACCAAGGAAGTGTTACCATATGTAGACCGTATGTTTGACCTCTTCAACGATTCCTATTCTAAACTATCCTCTTTTGTAGCTATTTCCGAAAAACAAAAAGCCTACTTTAAAGAAAAATACATCAATTTCATTAATCCGGAATACATTAAGTTTATTGTTGATAAGGATGATCAACTAGTTTCTTTCTCAATTGTAATGCCTTCTTTCTCGCAAGCACTTCAAAAGGCCAAAGGAAAATTATTTCCTTTTGGAATTTTTCATTTGCTGCATGCGAGAAAACACAGCAAAGAAGTTGTTTTTTACCTTATAGGGATTCGTCCGGAATATCAAAACAAAGGTGTAACAGCCATGATATTTAATGAATACTACCCGGTCTTCAAAGCCAAAGGAATTGAACGTTGCATCCGTACACCTGAATTAGAAGAAAACCAAGCCATACATCAATT harbors:
- a CDS encoding glycosyltransferase family 4 protein; the protein is MKKVLIIAYYWPPAGGPGVQRWVKFVKYLRNFGIEPIVYVPENPTYPLVDTNIGQDLPGDITVLKKPIKEPYKLASLFFKKKTKSMSAGMVPRHKATFLEKCLLWVRGNLFIPDARIAWVSPSVHFLKNYMTAHTIDTLITTGPPHSMHLIGLQLKELLPISWIADFRDPWTTIGYHQSLRLGKAAAKKHEYLEQSVLQKADAVLVTSYTTQKELQQKTIKPVYVITNGYDTSTAGKVPLSKKFTIAHIGSLLSGRNPEVLWKVFSEMIMEDPDFSDNFELQLIGKVSQEVYEKISSYGLERYISYEGYVTHEQAIHYQRAAQVLLLVEIDSDITKGIIPGKVFEYMVSGRPILAIGPEGWDVSTIISSTNTGRCFKYSDAIALKEYLKYMFLCYKEGNLAVSAIGLQQYSRKALTSQLAQVIQSLE
- a CDS encoding transporter, with product MNLTQKTYFFLFLLTSTWASAQYTEVINSNRPGASSSAYAVGKNVLQLETGFFTEKQEHTGLLTESTLYGGDFALRWGILFEQLELVWEGTYLSEEITYKHTFPEINASRSNFTKNTLGLKYLLFDPKGSAESRKPNLYSWKANNRFQWNNLIPAVSLYAGAHFTLENNPFYPNDPVVSPKAGIATQSHLTPNWVLVTNISYDKITSDDPILSYIITTTFALPNPKWSIFGEHQGIKSDAYADIIFRGGAAHLFSKNFQVDASIGASVKDTPSRLFGGVGLSYRLDFHKDELKQFNDGTNSNAPNKRKQKKK
- a CDS encoding YfhO family protein — translated: MNQQLQKWLPHLLVTLFFIAASLLYFAPVLQGKMIYQSDIVQYTGMAKEQNEYRAATGEEPYWTDSAFGGMPTYQLGADYPYNFIKKLDKIIRFLPRPADYLFLYLIGFYILLLVLKVEYRMAALGALAFGFSTYLIIILGVGHNAKAHAIGYFPLVLAGILRTFQGKYISGFLLTAFSMALEINANHFQMTYYLLLLVLVLGVVYLIDTAKKRTWKHFGKSIGILVVAVVLGVLTNTANLIATQEYVGWSTRGKSELTLNPDGSPRPVSTGLDREYITEYSYGILESFNLFIPRLLGGSNGENLGEDSHTFDFLVSQGVSPSQALEFTSSLPTYWGDQTIVAAPAYIGAVVWLLFLVAVFLVRSKHKWWLLGGVVFSLLLSWGKNFGVLTDFMIDYFPMYNKFRAVSSIQVILELCIPVMAVLGLRELALKETSEEAKLRAIKLAVLILGGLGVLLYFMQGTFDFMSASDAIYRQYYGNELVNAIVADREAIFQSDSIRSVLFVLITALILWLFVKEKLKQNGMILILGLVMLLDLWGVDRRYVTADDFVPARQMLKPFSPTEADLQIAKDTSRFRVFEPSIGLNGARTSYFHNSIGGYHAAKPRRLQELFEYHIANNNVGVLNMLNVKYIIQENEKGQPYAAINPYVNGNAWFVDSIKQVSNPDDEIKSLASFNTASNAVFNANDFSSIKLKTTYTVDSLASIKLVDHQPNKLTYRTNNSNEGVAVFSEMYYPYGWKATIDGQIVPHFRVNYALRALEIPAGSHEVEFSFEPKVVKTGSRIALLGNILLALASIGGGYLCWRKKKI